One window of the Methylocystis parvus OBBP genome contains the following:
- a CDS encoding AsmA family protein has translation MRWIVLAFVAVIGIAAGLAPWLYSPTVAKSALYAQLQNATGLYVAARGYPRLALTPRPHMTLEGVVFADRNGALVIEAEQLHGVLKLLPLLTGRLDIDGVALVRPRARLDLDRTVDAPGAAARAAAAKPASVEAQTTDGFRLGVLTITDGALRVRRGGAEYAAEKIEGALDWRKIGEPALLTGVFDWRGERLQLLAWIARPGLFLRGDPSVVTARLDGETLRLEAQGVAQTLPRAQYAGRVAGSAASVREALRLFNIDVPLPGPFSGAQFSAQAALNAREAALKDLHVLVDGNAFDGELTVRNEDGRPNVSATLKSEFVALKPMFADAPALVGPDGQWSHEPLEPPDLGGADVDLWLAAAHARLGRLMIDDAVLAATLRDGALDLSLPEAQAYRGRLKAHASFKPAGDGGLAVHATTQTTNVDARAFLWDAFGKEAVGGSLTSTLTLDASGATIADLTKNLSGRATLALKDGEIAGVDFERALRRFEKRPLASAQDIRSGSSTVDRASATLLFENGVGALQEAAAYGPGFALSLTGDANFAERSLALKAAAREADGAGKPREKGLQMVFDLAGSWDDLTLAPDPQAFIRRSGAAAPLLPEPPGPESGRAN, from the coding sequence TTGCGCTGGATTGTCCTGGCCTTTGTCGCCGTCATCGGCATCGCAGCGGGGCTCGCGCCCTGGCTCTACTCGCCAACCGTCGCCAAGTCGGCCCTCTACGCCCAGCTTCAAAACGCCACCGGCCTCTATGTCGCCGCTCGGGGCTATCCCCGACTCGCGCTCACGCCCCGGCCTCACATGACCCTCGAAGGGGTTGTCTTCGCCGACCGCAACGGCGCGCTGGTGATTGAAGCCGAACAGCTTCACGGCGTCCTGAAACTGCTCCCTTTGCTTACGGGACGCCTCGACATAGACGGCGTGGCCCTGGTTCGCCCGCGCGCCCGTCTCGATCTCGATCGGACCGTCGACGCGCCTGGAGCCGCCGCGCGCGCCGCGGCCGCGAAACCGGCCAGCGTCGAAGCGCAGACGACCGACGGTTTTCGCCTCGGCGTTTTGACTATCACGGACGGGGCGTTGCGCGTGCGGCGCGGCGGCGCGGAATATGCGGCGGAGAAAATCGAGGGCGCGCTGGACTGGCGCAAGATCGGCGAGCCGGCCCTCCTGACCGGCGTCTTCGACTGGCGCGGCGAACGCCTGCAACTTTTGGCCTGGATCGCGCGTCCCGGCCTTTTCCTTCGCGGCGACCCTTCCGTCGTCACGGCCCGGCTCGACGGCGAGACTCTGCGGCTCGAGGCGCAGGGCGTCGCGCAGACCCTTCCCAGGGCGCAATATGCGGGCCGCGTCGCCGGTTCGGCGGCGTCCGTGCGCGAAGCCTTGAGGCTCTTCAATATTGACGTTCCCCTGCCCGGCCCCTTCAGCGGCGCGCAATTTTCGGCGCAGGCGGCGCTGAACGCCCGTGAAGCGGCGCTCAAGGATTTGCACGTCCTCGTCGACGGCAACGCCTTTGACGGCGAATTGACGGTGCGGAACGAAGACGGACGGCCGAATGTCTCGGCGACGCTGAAAAGCGAATTCGTGGCCTTGAAGCCGATGTTCGCGGACGCGCCCGCCCTTGTCGGCCCGGACGGCCAATGGAGTCACGAGCCGCTCGAACCGCCGGACCTCGGCGGCGCCGACGTCGATCTTTGGCTCGCCGCGGCCCATGCCCGCCTTGGCCGTCTGATGATCGACGACGCCGTGCTCGCCGCGACGCTCCGGGACGGCGCGCTCGACCTGTCGCTCCCCGAGGCGCAGGCTTATCGCGGCCGGTTGAAGGCGCATGCCAGCTTCAAGCCGGCCGGCGACGGCGGGCTCGCGGTCCACGCCACGACGCAAACCACCAATGTCGACGCGCGCGCTTTTCTCTGGGACGCCTTCGGCAAAGAGGCGGTCGGCGGCTCCCTGACCTCGACGCTCACGCTCGACGCCTCAGGCGCGACGATCGCCGACCTTACGAAAAATCTGTCCGGTCGCGCGACTCTCGCCTTGAAGGACGGAGAGATAGCCGGCGTCGATTTCGAGCGCGCGTTGCGCCGCTTCGAGAAGCGGCCTCTGGCGAGCGCGCAGGACATTCGTTCGGGAAGCTCGACGGTCGACCGCGCCAGCGCGACGCTTCTGTTCGAAAATGGCGTCGGCGCGCTGCAGGAGGCGGCCGCCTATGGACCGGGCTTCGCATTGAGTCTTACGGGCGACGCTAATTTCGCGGAACGCAGCCTCGCCCTGAAGGCGGCGGCGCGAGAAGCCGACGGCGCCGGCAAGCCGCGCGAAAAGGGTTTGCAAATGGTCTTTGATCTCGCCGGGAGCTGGGACGACCTGACGCTCGCGCCCGATCCCCAAGCCTTCATCCGACGCTCGGGCGCGGCGGCGCCCCTGCTGCCCGAGCCGCCTGGCCCTGAAAGCGGACGCGCGAATTAG